A genomic segment from Clostridium pasteurianum BC1 encodes:
- a CDS encoding polyamine ABC transporter substrate-binding protein, giving the protein MSKKLFKVLSILLIFLVAILSFAGCSSKNSTTSKSSGEKVVNIFTWANYVPDDVIKQFEKQTGIKVNYSNFSTNEEMLAKLQASKGSQYDVIICADYMVQIMGKQKDLLIQPINKGNIPNYKNVDSTYLDQYYDKGNKYSIPYTLGSEMIVYNPDKVKKDIKGVKDLWDPSLKGSEVLLDDPRSVIGMALTKLGYSINETDPKKLDQAKAELKNLKQNVKVFDADTPHNSLISGDTSIGVMWGSQASAALKGNPKLKIVYPEEGMQFEEDNFVMPVKAPHKENAEKFIDFLLDGKVNNDITNNIEYISTNTAAKKYMSKEYLNNKAVYVPQEEFNKAKHLEDVGDATKQYDLIWSEFKQQ; this is encoded by the coding sequence ATGTCAAAGAAATTATTTAAAGTTCTTAGTATTCTACTAATATTTTTAGTAGCTATATTGTCATTTGCAGGATGTTCAAGCAAAAATTCCACTACTTCCAAAAGTAGCGGAGAAAAAGTAGTAAATATTTTTACTTGGGCAAATTATGTGCCTGATGATGTAATTAAACAATTTGAAAAGCAAACTGGAATTAAAGTTAATTACAGCAATTTTTCTACTAATGAAGAAATGTTAGCAAAACTTCAAGCCTCAAAGGGCTCTCAGTATGATGTAATAATTTGTGCTGATTATATGGTACAGATTATGGGAAAACAAAAAGATTTATTAATTCAGCCTATAAATAAGGGCAATATTCCTAATTACAAAAATGTGGATTCTACTTATTTAGATCAATATTATGATAAGGGGAATAAATATTCCATACCTTATACTCTTGGAAGTGAAATGATTGTATATAATCCTGATAAGGTAAAAAAGGATATTAAAGGGGTTAAGGACTTATGGGATCCTTCACTTAAGGGTTCAGAGGTACTCTTAGACGATCCAAGGTCTGTAATAGGTATGGCGCTTACAAAGCTGGGTTATAGCATAAATGAGACTGATCCTAAAAAACTTGATCAGGCAAAAGCAGAACTTAAAAACTTGAAACAAAATGTGAAAGTATTTGATGCAGATACTCCACACAATAGTTTAATAAGTGGAGATACATCAATAGGAGTTATGTGGGGATCACAAGCTTCAGCCGCCTTGAAGGGAAATCCAAAACTTAAGATTGTATATCCAGAAGAGGGAATGCAATTTGAGGAAGACAATTTTGTAATGCCAGTAAAAGCCCCACATAAAGAAAATGCAGAAAAATTTATTGATTTCCTACTTGACGGCAAGGTAAATAATGATATAACTAATAATATAGAGTATATAAGTACAAATACAGCAGCAAAAAAATATATGTCAAAAGAATATTTAAATAATAAAGCTGTTTATGTTCCACAGGAGGAATTCAATAAGGCCAAACATCTTGAAGATGTAGGAGATGCTACAAAGCAATACGATTTAATTTGGTCTGAATTTAAACAACAATAA
- a CDS encoding ABC transporter ATP-binding protein, whose protein sequence is MSDIILDMDKVEKRFDNLKVVDNLSLKIKEGEFLTLLGPSGCGKTTTLRMIAGFEAPSSGRILLENEHVENKQPHERNVNTVFQNYALFPHMNVFDNIAYSLKIKKVNKKEITERVNDMLSLVQLKGYEKRKPSQLSGGQRQRVAIARALINSPKVLLLDEPLGALDLKLRKQMQLELKRLQKKLGITFIYVTHDQEEALNMSDRIAVMNKGIIEQVGTPEEIYEKPKTKFVAGFIGESNLIKAYVEKEENNKFFVKIGDDIMKVENISKDIINKDVYVSVRPESVKYSIDKKPFSLKATIKEHGYSGSLIKTIATLISGQEILIYDYSKKSLLPKIGTEVWLFWESGDMTMVADG, encoded by the coding sequence TTGTCAGATATTATATTGGACATGGATAAAGTTGAAAAAAGATTTGATAATTTAAAAGTAGTTGATAATCTATCATTGAAAATTAAAGAAGGAGAATTTCTAACACTTTTAGGACCCAGCGGCTGCGGTAAAACTACTACACTTAGAATGATTGCTGGTTTTGAAGCTCCAAGCAGCGGCAGAATTTTATTAGAAAATGAACATGTTGAAAATAAACAGCCCCATGAAAGAAATGTTAATACAGTATTTCAGAATTATGCGCTTTTCCCGCATATGAATGTATTTGATAATATTGCCTATAGTCTTAAAATTAAGAAGGTAAATAAAAAAGAAATTACTGAAAGAGTAAATGATATGTTAAGCTTAGTACAACTTAAGGGATATGAGAAAAGAAAGCCAAGTCAATTAAGTGGTGGACAGAGACAAAGGGTTGCCATAGCAAGAGCATTAATAAACAGTCCAAAGGTTTTACTTTTAGATGAACCTTTAGGTGCCTTAGATTTAAAGCTTAGAAAACAAATGCAGTTAGAATTAAAAAGACTTCAAAAAAAGCTAGGTATAACTTTTATTTATGTCACTCATGACCAGGAAGAAGCTTTAAATATGTCAGATAGAATTGCAGTAATGAATAAAGGAATAATAGAACAAGTTGGTACACCAGAAGAAATATATGAAAAACCTAAAACAAAATTTGTGGCTGGGTTTATAGGTGAATCCAATTTAATTAAAGCTTATGTTGAAAAAGAGGAAAATAATAAGTTTTTTGTAAAAATTGGTGATGATATTATGAAGGTTGAAAATATAAGCAAAGATATCATCAATAAAGATGTTTATGTTTCAGTACGACCAGAAAGTGTAAAATATTCTATAGATAAAAAACCTTTTAGTCTCAAAGCTACAATAAAAGAACATGGTTATAGTGGCTCATTAATTAAAACAATTGCTACATTAATAAGTGGACAAGAAATATTAATTTATGATTATAGTAAAAAATCATTATTACCTAAAATAGGTACTGAGGTATGGCTATTTTGGGAATCTGGAGACATGACAATGGTTGCAGATGGGTAG
- a CDS encoding lmo0937 family membrane protein codes for MTLLKWIGGIVIVFWILGLLFRIGGVLINWLLLIAAIVFIVDLISGKRYKK; via the coding sequence ATGACATTACTTAAATGGATTGGTGGAATAGTTATAGTATTTTGGATTTTAGGTCTATTATTTAGAATAGGTGGAGTATTAATTAACTGGCTTCTCCTTATAGCTGCCATTGTATTTATAGTAGACTTGATTAGTGGAAAAAGATATAAAAAGTGA
- a CDS encoding ABC transporter permease yields METKALKRLSDLYILLIFAFLYIPIIVIVIYSFNASKSNAVWTGFTFDWYAKLINDDDVLSAIQNSLTIAAFSTVLSAIIGTIGAVGLHKYKFKGKGVVNLLLYIPIVIPEIIMGISLLVYFSMLQMNFGIFTLVLAHTTFCMPFVLINVKARLAGFDSSIEEAAMDLGANEFTVFRTITLPIIFPAVISGAMLAFALSLDDVIINFFVGGPESTTLPIKIFSMLRFGLSGEINAICTVMLVITFLVLIVSQTIKLKVQK; encoded by the coding sequence ATGGAAACAAAAGCATTAAAAAGGTTGTCTGATTTATACATATTACTTATATTCGCATTTTTATATATTCCAATAATAGTTATAGTAATATATTCTTTTAATGCATCAAAAAGTAATGCAGTATGGACAGGTTTTACCTTTGATTGGTATGCAAAATTAATTAATGATGATGATGTATTAAGTGCTATACAGAATAGTTTGACAATAGCAGCTTTTAGTACAGTACTTTCAGCTATTATTGGAACTATAGGTGCTGTTGGATTGCATAAATATAAGTTTAAAGGTAAAGGTGTAGTTAATCTGTTATTATACATACCTATAGTAATACCAGAAATAATAATGGGTATCTCTTTGTTAGTATATTTTTCTATGCTTCAAATGAATTTTGGTATATTTACCTTAGTACTTGCTCATACAACTTTTTGTATGCCTTTTGTTTTAATTAATGTTAAAGCAAGGTTAGCAGGTTTTGATTCCTCTATTGAAGAGGCAGCTATGGATTTAGGAGCCAATGAATTTACTGTTTTTAGGACTATAACTTTACCAATAATTTTTCCGGCAGTAATATCAGGAGCTATGTTGGCTTTTGCATTGTCTTTGGATGATGTAATAATAAATTTTTTTGTAGGAGGACCAGAAAGTACTACTTTACCTATAAAAATATTTTCAATGCTGAGGTTTGGCCTTTCAGGAGAAATAAATGCCATATGTACAGTAATGCTAGTTATAACTTTTTTAGTTCTAATTGTCTCACAGACTATTAAGCTAAAAGTGCAAAAATAA
- the glgD gene encoding glucose-1-phosphate adenylyltransferase subunit GlgD, whose translation MLSNYMGILNLNENEDNIKSLTKNRLIASIPIAGRYRIIDFVLSNLINSGIRNVGIFTQSKARSLIDHIGSGKPWDLDRKINGLFIFNFGERNSYLSDVEMIKNNMEYIYRSKQDKVILCSPSMICNIDYEEAAKFHEESGKDITIIYKKVKSSNSHFRNCNILNINNDNSVISIGKNIKVTELYNRKNLISDGYENISMGTFILDKDTLINILNNCIKTGYWADLKDCIYNNIADLNVSAYEFKGYLSYVNSINSYYKANMDMLNLDINKELFFNNGLIYTKIMDESPTKHFSTANVSNSLIANGCLIKGNVNNSVLSRRVQIDEGAEISNCIIMQGCHIKSNAKLSNVIIDKDNIIDRNKELKGDTDFPLVIEKKSLH comes from the coding sequence ATGCTTTCTAATTACATGGGTATACTAAATTTAAATGAAAATGAAGATAACATTAAAAGTCTTACAAAAAACAGACTAATTGCTTCAATCCCTATAGCTGGAAGATATAGAATCATTGATTTTGTATTATCAAACCTAATAAATTCTGGTATTCGAAATGTTGGGATATTCACTCAGAGTAAAGCAAGATCTTTGATTGATCATATAGGTTCCGGTAAACCTTGGGATTTAGACAGAAAAATTAATGGGCTTTTTATTTTCAATTTTGGAGAAAGAAATTCTTATTTAAGTGATGTAGAAATGATAAAAAATAATATGGAATATATTTATAGAAGTAAGCAAGATAAAGTTATATTATGCTCTCCTTCTATGATTTGTAATATAGACTACGAAGAAGCAGCAAAATTTCATGAAGAATCTGGCAAAGATATAACTATTATTTACAAAAAGGTGAAATCCAGCAATAGCCATTTTAGAAACTGTAATATCCTAAACATAAACAATGACAATTCCGTAATAAGCATCGGGAAAAATATAAAAGTTACAGAATTGTACAATAGAAAAAATTTAATTTCTGATGGCTATGAAAATATATCTATGGGAACTTTTATTTTAGACAAAGACACTTTAATAAATATACTTAATAATTGCATAAAAACAGGCTATTGGGCTGATTTAAAAGATTGTATTTACAATAATATAGCCGACTTAAATGTAAGCGCCTATGAATTTAAAGGATATCTATCCTATGTAAATTCCATTAATTCCTATTACAAGGCAAATATGGACATGTTGAATTTAGATATAAACAAAGAATTATTCTTTAATAATGGCCTTATTTACACGAAAATAATGGATGAATCCCCTACCAAGCACTTTAGCACCGCAAATGTGTCAAATTCTCTTATTGCAAATGGATGCCTTATTAAAGGAAATGTTAACAATAGTGTACTTTCAAGACGTGTACAAATTGATGAAGGCGCAGAAATAAGTAATTGTATTATAATGCAGGGCTGTCACATAAAATCCAATGCAAAATTATCCAATGTAATAATTGATAAAGATAATATTATTGATAGAAATAAAGAATTAAAAGGTGATACCGATTTTCCATTAGTTATAGAAAAAAAATCATTACACTAA
- a CDS encoding 3'-5' exoribonuclease YhaM family protein, which yields MDFKQISELKAGNRTDSFYVIKSVSSRVSSNNKKFLDLIVGDKSGEISAKLWDASTEDEELYKENKLVKIRAAVVEWQNNLQLKIDKIRLVTEQDGIEIKDFVPSAPYEADDMYIVMLDYIERIKNKDIKDIVNYIIENAGDKLMNFPAAKKNHHSIRSGLLYHITTMLKAAEALSKVYVFINTDLLYAGVILHDMSKLEEMDASELGIVTSYTIEGQLLGHIVMGVEKIGEAAKKIGADKEISMILQHMILAHHYEPEYGSPKKPMFPEAEMLHYLDDMDATMFDMKKAVDSVKPGEVSEPVWSLEKRRMYNSKFDKEYIEDEKK from the coding sequence TTGGATTTTAAGCAAATAAGTGAGCTAAAAGCAGGGAATAGGACAGATAGTTTTTACGTTATAAAATCTGTTTCTAGCAGAGTTTCATCAAATAATAAAAAATTTCTTGATTTAATTGTTGGAGATAAGAGCGGAGAAATCAGTGCTAAGCTCTGGGATGCGTCTACGGAGGATGAAGAATTATATAAAGAAAATAAATTAGTAAAGATAAGAGCGGCTGTAGTAGAATGGCAGAATAATCTTCAGCTAAAAATAGATAAGATAAGATTAGTAACAGAACAAGATGGAATCGAAATTAAAGATTTTGTACCTTCAGCGCCTTATGAAGCTGACGATATGTATATAGTTATGTTGGATTACATAGAGAGAATAAAAAATAAAGATATAAAGGATATTGTAAATTATATTATTGAAAATGCAGGGGATAAGCTTATGAATTTTCCTGCAGCAAAAAAAAATCATCATTCTATTAGGTCTGGATTGTTATATCATATAACCACTATGCTTAAAGCCGCAGAGGCCCTTAGTAAAGTGTATGTCTTCATAAATACAGATCTGCTTTATGCGGGAGTAATTCTTCATGATATGTCAAAATTAGAAGAAATGGATGCTTCAGAACTAGGAATAGTTACATCCTATACTATAGAAGGGCAGCTTTTAGGTCATATAGTCATGGGAGTTGAAAAAATAGGAGAAGCTGCAAAAAAAATAGGTGCAGATAAAGAAATCTCAATGATACTTCAACATATGATTTTAGCTCATCATTATGAGCCAGAATATGGCAGCCCTAAAAAACCAATGTTTCCCGAAGCAGAGATGCTCCATTATTTAGATGATATGGATGCCACTATGTTTGATATGAAAAAGGCTGTGGATTCTGTTAAACCAGGAGAAGTATCTGAGCCTGTATGGTCTCTAGAAAAGCGAAGAATGTATAATTCAAAATTTGATAAAGAATATATAGAGGATGAAAAGAAATAA
- a CDS encoding ABC transporter permease: protein MKEKKTGISKLVTTIPISLWMLIFVAIPLLYIIFISFMQRGTDGGVIYTPTIENYTRMGSPLYFKVFMDSLIIAFITTVLTLILGYPFAYFSSKVPKKFSIIVLIIIIVPFWTNSLIRTYGWIILLRSQGIINHFLMLAGIIKEPLEMLYTYGAVLIGMVYTMFPFMVLPLYNSIEKLDRSYIEAAKDLGASRLRTFWTITIPLTMSGIIAGCILVFIPSVGLFFIPDLMGGSKVMLIGNLIRNQFLVSRDWPFGAALSIAMILVSLLLMGIYVKIAGKKVDMEVF from the coding sequence ATGAAAGAGAAAAAAACAGGTATATCAAAATTAGTTACAACAATACCTATTTCACTATGGATGTTAATTTTTGTAGCCATACCACTTTTATATATAATATTCATAAGTTTTATGCAAAGGGGAACAGATGGAGGAGTTATTTATACTCCAACTATTGAGAACTATACGAGAATGGGAAGTCCATTATATTTTAAAGTATTTATGGATTCATTAATTATAGCATTTATTACTACGGTGTTAACTTTGATATTAGGGTATCCTTTTGCATATTTTTCTTCCAAAGTACCAAAGAAGTTTAGCATTATAGTGCTAATAATTATAATTGTACCATTTTGGACTAATTCTCTCATAAGGACTTATGGTTGGATTATACTTTTAAGATCTCAGGGAATTATAAATCATTTTCTCATGTTAGCAGGAATAATTAAAGAGCCATTAGAAATGTTATATACCTATGGTGCAGTACTTATAGGTATGGTATACACTATGTTTCCATTTATGGTGCTTCCACTATACAATTCCATAGAAAAATTAGATAGAAGTTATATTGAAGCGGCAAAAGATTTAGGTGCCAGCAGATTAAGAACCTTTTGGACAATAACAATTCCACTAACTATGTCAGGTATAATAGCTGGATGTATACTTGTATTTATACCATCTGTAGGATTATTTTTTATACCAGATTTAATGGGAGGAAGCAAGGTAATGCTAATAGGCAATTTAATAAGAAATCAGTTCCTGGTGTCAAGAGATTGGCCTTTTGGTGCAGCACTTTCTATTGCCATGATATTGGTTTCACTTTTATTAATGGGTATATATGTAAAAATAGCGGGTAAAAAGGTTGATATGGAGGTATTTTAA
- a CDS encoding N-acyl-D-amino-acid deacylase family protein, whose product MNIYDLVISNGNIVDVEQKRIIKGNIGICKNKICKITDKNIQGKIEIDAKGLIVSPGFIDIHGHIDGSIPCGKLAVLQGVTTAVGGNCGGGILDIEKFFDEQDARGFFINQAQLVGHSFRLREAVGITNPYIAATKQQIEKMSDLLKKSFQAGAIGLSFGIEYAPGSSKDEIMILSKIAEKYGKFIAIHTNVNNPNDLSSLEDAIKISEITGAKVLVSHFVYQYGTGIMTEALEMMDKARHRGLEVSADSGMYSAFSTFIGSTIYDEQYMKKFGWKFDDLLVATGKYKGKRLTRETYEELRRYSKEDSVICFTGIEDEIYEALAKEYVILSSDIGPSPTGRISEGHPQNAGTFPRFFRKMVREKKVLSLIEAIEKCTLFPAERLGLTNKGRMKIGADADIVIFDIDTIRDKAQFPDIGEPDAKPEGVHFVVVNGKIVVNNGELILNSMPGKSIRDLPACTIW is encoded by the coding sequence ATGAATATTTATGATTTAGTTATAAGCAATGGAAACATTGTAGATGTAGAACAAAAAAGGATAATAAAAGGTAATATAGGAATTTGTAAAAATAAAATATGCAAAATAACTGATAAAAATATTCAAGGTAAAATAGAAATAGATGCAAAAGGGCTCATTGTAAGTCCTGGTTTCATAGATATTCATGGCCATATTGATGGCTCCATTCCCTGTGGAAAACTTGCAGTACTTCAAGGTGTTACCACAGCTGTTGGCGGTAACTGTGGTGGCGGAATATTAGATATAGAAAAATTTTTTGATGAACAGGATGCCAGAGGCTTTTTCATTAATCAAGCCCAATTAGTAGGTCATTCCTTTAGACTAAGGGAGGCTGTTGGAATTACTAATCCCTATATTGCAGCAACAAAGCAGCAGATTGAAAAGATGTCTGATTTGCTTAAAAAATCTTTTCAGGCTGGTGCCATAGGTTTATCTTTTGGCATTGAGTATGCGCCTGGATCTTCCAAGGATGAAATTATGATTTTAAGCAAGATAGCTGAAAAATATGGTAAATTTATAGCCATACACACTAATGTAAATAATCCTAATGATTTAAGTTCTCTTGAAGACGCAATAAAAATATCTGAAATAACAGGAGCAAAGGTTTTAGTATCTCATTTTGTATATCAATATGGAACAGGTATTATGACTGAAGCACTGGAGATGATGGATAAAGCACGCCATAGAGGATTAGAGGTTTCCGCAGACAGTGGTATGTATAGTGCTTTTTCTACTTTCATTGGTTCTACAATTTATGATGAACAGTATATGAAAAAATTTGGTTGGAAATTTGACGATCTTTTAGTTGCTACGGGAAAGTATAAAGGAAAAAGATTAACCAGAGAAACCTATGAAGAACTTAGAAGATATTCTAAAGAGGATAGTGTAATTTGCTTCACTGGAATTGAAGATGAAATATATGAGGCTTTAGCTAAGGAATATGTTATATTATCATCTGATATTGGACCTAGTCCAACAGGACGTATAAGTGAGGGTCATCCTCAAAATGCTGGTACTTTTCCAAGATTCTTTAGAAAAATGGTTAGAGAGAAAAAAGTTCTTTCACTTATAGAGGCTATTGAAAAGTGTACTCTATTTCCTGCTGAGAGATTAGGTCTTACTAATAAGGGTAGGATGAAAATTGGTGCTGATGCAGATATAGTTATTTTTGATATTGATACTATAAGAGATAAAGCTCAATTCCCTGATATTGGTGAACCAGATGCTAAACCAGAGGGTGTACACTTTGTTGTTGTTAATGGTAAAATTGTAGTAAATAATGGGGAATTAATTTTAAACTCTATGCCAGGTAAATCTATAAGAGATTTACCAGCTTGTACTATATGGTAA
- the lepB gene encoding signal peptidase I has translation MEVKKIFKDYIIPILVAIILAVLIRQFLFFKIMVPTASMYPTIKDNDQIIVTRIYNRNSLKRGDIVVFKSIELKEELIKRLIGLPNDTIKINEDGSVYVNGEKINQSYVVNNGGKFGTFKVPAGHYFFMGDNRSNSLDSRYWQNPYIDWSEIEGKARFIIYPFNRFGDLK, from the coding sequence ATGGAAGTAAAAAAAATTTTTAAGGATTATATAATACCTATATTAGTTGCAATTATACTAGCAGTGCTCATAAGACAATTTTTATTTTTTAAGATAATGGTTCCAACAGCATCTATGTACCCAACTATAAAAGATAATGATCAGATAATTGTTACAAGAATTTATAACAGGAATAGCCTTAAAAGAGGAGATATAGTAGTGTTCAAATCCATAGAACTTAAAGAAGAATTAATAAAAAGGCTTATAGGTCTTCCAAATGATACTATTAAAATTAATGAAGATGGCAGCGTATATGTTAATGGAGAAAAAATAAACCAGTCTTATGTAGTAAATAATGGTGGAAAATTTGGTACATTTAAGGTTCCGGCAGGACATTATTTTTTCATGGGTGATAACAGAAGTAATTCTTTGGATTCTAGGTATTGGCAAAATCCCTATATTGATTGGTCTGAAATAGAAGGCAAAGCCAGATTTATAATATATCCTTTTAATAGATTTGGTGATCTTAAATAA
- the ygiD gene encoding 4,5-DOPA dioxygenase extradiol: MSKKLPVLFIGHGSPMNAILDNSYTKALKKIADEIGRPEAILVVSAHWQTRGTYITYKDEPTQIYDFYGFPEELYNIKYKPKNCEKYSKIILEELKGENIKSTNEWGLDHASWAVLIHMYPKADIPVIEMSLNILLDEEGHYELGKKLYKLREKGILVIGSGNIVHNLMNFREEIDAEPFKWAVDFDKYISDAVKYKQHDKLINYKNVGKIAQLSVPTDEHYLPLLYTAAMQWEKEGAEFEYEGIQNASMSMRCIKIE; encoded by the coding sequence ATGTCAAAAAAATTACCAGTATTGTTTATTGGACATGGAAGTCCTATGAATGCTATATTAGACAATTCCTACACAAAGGCTTTAAAAAAAATTGCAGATGAAATTGGGAGACCTGAAGCTATACTTGTAGTGTCAGCTCACTGGCAAACTAGAGGTACATATATTACTTATAAAGATGAACCAACTCAAATTTATGATTTCTACGGATTCCCTGAGGAATTATATAATATAAAATATAAGCCTAAAAATTGTGAAAAATATTCTAAAATTATATTAGAGGAATTAAAGGGTGAGAATATAAAATCAACAAATGAATGGGGATTAGATCACGCCTCTTGGGCTGTACTAATTCATATGTACCCAAAGGCAGATATACCTGTAATAGAAATGAGTTTAAATATACTTTTGGATGAAGAAGGCCATTATGAGCTGGGTAAAAAGTTGTACAAACTTAGAGAAAAGGGAATACTTGTCATAGGAAGCGGAAATATAGTTCATAACCTAATGAATTTTAGGGAGGAAATAGATGCTGAACCATTTAAATGGGCAGTAGATTTTGATAAATATATATCAGATGCAGTAAAATATAAACAACATGATAAATTAATTAATTATAAAAATGTTGGGAAAATTGCACAGTTATCAGTGCCAACGGATGAACACTATCTACCACTTTTATATACAGCAGCAATGCAATGGGAAAAAGAAGGAGCAGAGTTTGAATATGAAGGTATACAAAATGCTTCCATGTCTATGAGGTGCATAAAAATAGAATAG
- the glgA gene encoding glycogen synthase GlgA has translation MKVLFTASECFPFLKTGGLGDVAYALPKALRKIGIDARVILPKYGAISDYFKDSMHHIESFDVSVGWRRNFCGLEYIELDSVPFYFIDNEYYFYRQNAYGYYDDAERFAFFSRAVLEAIHHMGDFTPNVIHCNDWQTGMIPVLLKDIFRFSPRHNSIKTVYTIHNLKYQGVFDKNILTELLCLDEGYFHEDALKFYDGISFMKGGLKFSDKISTVSNSYAYEVQTPFYGEGLDALLRDRSWDFWGIVNGIDFDVYNPAFDKDIFAHYDKNYYSNKYINKTELQKMLNLPVNNTVPIIGIVSRLVDQKGFDLISYILEELLQDGIQIVVLGTGDKKYEDMFKYFAYKYPNKLSASITFNNSLAQKIYAGSDMFLMPSLFEPCGIGQLISLRYGTVPIVRETGGLRDTVFSYNDSNGEGNGFTFASYNAHDMLHTIRRAEYFFYNRKDVWNNLILRGMWQDNSWTNSAYKYKELYSSLF, from the coding sequence ATGAAGGTTTTGTTTACTGCTTCAGAATGCTTTCCATTTCTGAAAACAGGTGGTCTTGGTGATGTTGCCTATGCATTACCAAAGGCTTTAAGAAAAATTGGTATTGATGCTAGAGTTATACTTCCCAAATATGGAGCTATATCTGATTATTTTAAAGATAGCATGCATCATATTGAAAGCTTTGATGTTTCTGTAGGTTGGAGAAGAAATTTTTGTGGTTTAGAATATATAGAACTTGATTCTGTTCCCTTTTATTTTATAGATAATGAATACTATTTTTATAGGCAAAATGCCTATGGCTATTATGATGATGCAGAAAGATTTGCTTTCTTTTCAAGAGCAGTGCTTGAAGCTATTCATCATATGGGCGATTTTACTCCTAATGTTATTCATTGTAATGACTGGCAAACTGGTATGATTCCAGTATTACTAAAGGATATATTTAGATTTAGTCCAAGACATAATTCTATAAAAACTGTATATACAATACACAATTTAAAATATCAAGGTGTTTTTGATAAAAATATTTTGACAGAATTGTTATGTTTAGATGAAGGCTATTTTCATGAAGATGCATTAAAATTTTACGATGGTATATCTTTTATGAAAGGTGGACTTAAATTCTCCGATAAAATATCAACTGTAAGTAACAGCTATGCTTATGAAGTGCAAACTCCCTTCTATGGAGAAGGATTAGATGCTCTTCTTAGAGACAGAAGCTGGGACTTTTGGGGCATAGTTAATGGTATAGATTTTGATGTTTATAATCCAGCTTTTGACAAAGACATATTTGCTCATTACGATAAAAACTATTACTCAAATAAATATATAAATAAAACAGAACTTCAAAAAATGCTAAATTTACCTGTAAATAATACTGTACCTATTATAGGAATTGTATCAAGATTAGTAGATCAGAAAGGCTTTGATTTAATCTCATATATTCTAGAGGAATTACTTCAAGATGGAATTCAGATAGTTGTTTTAGGTACAGGTGATAAAAAGTATGAAGATATGTTTAAATATTTTGCATATAAATATCCAAACAAATTATCAGCCAGCATTACCTTTAATAATTCATTGGCTCAAAAAATATATGCTGGTTCAGATATGTTTCTTATGCCTTCCCTATTTGAACCTTGCGGCATAGGTCAATTAATTTCTTTAAGATACGGTACTGTACCTATAGTAAGAGAAACTGGTGGGCTTAGGGATACTGTATTCTCTTATAATGACAGTAATGGAGAAGGTAATGGTTTTACTTTCGCCAGCTATAACGCTCATGATATGCTGCACACAATCAGGCGTGCAGAGTACTTTTTTTACAATAGAAAAGATGTATGGAATAATTTAATTTTAAGAGGTATGTGGCAGGATAACTCGTGGACAAATTCTGCATATAAATACAAAGAATTGTATTCATCACTATTTTAA